The proteins below come from a single Roseiflexus sp. RS-1 genomic window:
- a CDS encoding CehA/McbA family metallohydrolase, translated as MQASFSGALTERDWKRHISHPFEVPSGATRLFIRLRFEPPAVNGIDTMLCLSLFDPTGFRGAGHRGGAQHDVVIDATHATPGYLPGSLQAGQWDAVIDTHMVAPGAPCRYTLDISTSDEPVAPPAPPEPTPVTRPTKTPGRGWYRGDLHAHTVHSDGEWDIPALLEAARARHLDFVALTDHNTIAQLHNLDILTTDDLLVMGGMELTTFWGHALSLGTRRWIDWRVRTGERSMPQIAADVEKEGGLFVIAHPLAPGDPFCTGCDWRYVDMMPGTARAVEVWNGLWNGDSNNEAALALWYQWLNWGLRITATAGTDAHGPAPAGACPGFNVVYATRRDEGAILRAIAHGRLYLSSGPALELTGASGTTTGMMGDMLPRGAATIQARWRDVPPGARLRLIANGAQIDEDIATPGGERSWTLNEGEAQWCVAEIRAADGELLAVTNPIYFEPEE; from the coding sequence ATGCAGGCATCATTCAGCGGCGCGTTGACCGAACGTGACTGGAAGCGGCATATCAGCCATCCTTTCGAGGTTCCATCCGGTGCGACCCGGCTGTTCATTCGCCTGCGCTTCGAGCCGCCAGCGGTGAATGGCATCGACACCATGCTGTGTCTCTCACTCTTCGATCCAACCGGTTTCCGCGGCGCCGGGCACCGTGGCGGCGCACAGCACGATGTGGTCATCGACGCGACGCACGCAACGCCAGGCTACCTGCCCGGTTCGCTTCAGGCAGGTCAGTGGGATGCGGTCATCGATACCCATATGGTTGCCCCCGGCGCTCCCTGTCGCTACACGCTCGACATTTCGACAAGCGATGAGCCGGTTGCGCCACCCGCGCCACCTGAACCAACACCGGTCACCCGCCCGACGAAGACCCCCGGACGCGGCTGGTATCGCGGCGATCTGCACGCACATACGGTTCATTCAGACGGCGAATGGGATATACCGGCGTTGCTCGAAGCAGCGCGCGCCCGTCACCTGGATTTCGTGGCGCTGACCGACCACAATACCATTGCGCAATTGCACAACCTCGATATACTGACGACCGATGATCTGCTGGTGATGGGGGGGATGGAGTTGACGACATTCTGGGGACATGCGTTGAGTCTGGGAACGCGCCGCTGGATCGACTGGCGCGTCCGCACCGGTGAGCGCAGTATGCCGCAGATTGCCGCCGACGTTGAAAAAGAGGGCGGGTTATTCGTTATTGCGCATCCACTGGCGCCCGGCGACCCCTTCTGCACCGGCTGTGACTGGCGCTACGTGGACATGATGCCGGGAACGGCGCGCGCTGTCGAGGTGTGGAATGGATTGTGGAACGGCGACAGCAACAATGAAGCCGCACTGGCGTTGTGGTATCAATGGCTGAACTGGGGCTTGCGGATCACTGCAACTGCCGGAACCGATGCGCACGGTCCGGCGCCAGCCGGGGCGTGTCCTGGATTCAATGTTGTCTATGCAACCCGACGTGACGAAGGAGCGATTCTGCGCGCTATCGCTCATGGCCGACTCTATCTCAGCAGCGGTCCGGCGCTTGAACTGACCGGCGCCAGCGGCACGACGACCGGTATGATGGGGGATATGCTTCCCAGGGGTGCAGCAACTATTCAGGCGCGCTGGCGTGATGTTCCTCCTGGCGCGCGGTTGCGCCTGATTGCCAATGGCGCACAGATCGACGAGGATATCGCCACGCCGGGCGGGGAACGCTCATGGACGCTGAACGAGGGCGAAGCGCAATGGTGCGTTGCGGAAATTCGCGCAGCGGACGGCGAATTGCTGGCGGTGACGAATCCGATCTACTTTGAACCAGAAGAGTAA
- a CDS encoding HpcH/HpaI aldolase family protein — translation MLPINRVKQALKAGQPVYGTMLVESASTAYVMMLAHAGYDFVFIDMEHGVYDLGVVAEMIRVARLTGLTPLVRIPDLAYDLVARTLDAGAMGIMLPRVETVEQAQTLVRYAKYPPEGVRGAAAGRGHTDYRGAAPRDLVRHMNEHTLVILQIEREAAVQRIDDLFAVPGVDAGLIGPFDLTISLGVESVTAPEVESAIARVLDAAQRAGVACGIHSSDPQQTAVWRARGMTLLMSGSDAQFFSAGARQALAAMRQDHPHSSSPVDPTGEPGAV, via the coding sequence ATGCTGCCGATCAACCGCGTGAAACAGGCGCTCAAAGCCGGACAGCCGGTGTACGGAACCATGCTCGTCGAGAGTGCATCCACAGCATATGTCATGATGCTGGCGCACGCCGGGTACGACTTTGTGTTCATCGATATGGAGCACGGCGTTTACGATCTCGGCGTGGTCGCTGAAATGATCAGGGTGGCGCGCCTGACCGGTCTCACGCCACTGGTGCGGATTCCCGACCTGGCATATGATCTCGTGGCGCGCACCCTGGATGCCGGTGCGATGGGCATCATGCTTCCGCGCGTCGAGACTGTCGAACAGGCGCAGACGCTGGTCAGGTACGCAAAGTACCCGCCGGAGGGTGTGCGTGGAGCAGCTGCCGGTCGTGGTCACACCGACTACCGCGGCGCCGCGCCACGCGATCTGGTGCGTCACATGAATGAGCATACGCTGGTCATTCTCCAGATCGAACGGGAGGCTGCCGTGCAGCGCATCGATGATCTGTTTGCTGTGCCGGGCGTCGATGCCGGGCTGATCGGACCGTTCGACCTTACGATCTCGCTGGGGGTGGAGAGCGTCACCGCGCCGGAAGTTGAGTCGGCAATCGCACGGGTGCTGGACGCCGCGCAGCGTGCTGGCGTTGCATGTGGCATCCACAGCAGTGACCCACAGCAGACGGCTGTGTGGCGAGCGCGCGGTATGACTCTGCTGATGAGCGGCAGCGATGCACAATTCTTCAGCGCAGGAGCGCGTCAGGCGCTTGCGGCAATGCGCCAGGATCATCCACACTCCAGCAGTCCTGTCGACCCAACCGGTGAGCCTGGAGCGGTGTAG
- a CDS encoding HD domain-containing protein yields MTEPDFEGARTYALMRLAQELPETVTYHSVHHTRDDVVPTVERLALAEGVNGEDLLLLRTAAYFHDLGFVVRREEHEQAGAEIAAKVLPQFGYTPAQIDKICRMIMATRIPQSPKTLTEQILADADLDTLGNEHFWRQSEKLRAENEAFDGPMSDVQWYMTQVTFIENHRYWTATARALREPRKQQHLAQLRKMLEHALRQAEMPVDEQS; encoded by the coding sequence ATGACCGAACCGGATTTCGAGGGTGCGCGAACATACGCCCTCATGCGACTGGCACAGGAATTGCCGGAAACCGTAACATACCACTCAGTGCATCACACGCGCGACGACGTCGTGCCGACCGTCGAGCGCCTGGCGCTCGCCGAGGGCGTCAACGGTGAAGACCTGTTGCTCCTGCGCACGGCCGCGTATTTTCACGACCTTGGATTCGTCGTGCGCCGCGAAGAGCACGAACAGGCAGGTGCAGAGATTGCCGCCAAGGTTCTGCCTCAATTTGGCTACACGCCAGCACAGATCGACAAAATCTGCCGGATGATCATGGCAACGCGCATTCCTCAATCGCCGAAGACATTGACGGAACAGATCCTGGCGGATGCCGACCTCGATACGCTTGGCAACGAGCATTTCTGGCGGCAAAGCGAAAAGTTGCGCGCGGAAAACGAAGCGTTCGACGGACCGATGAGCGATGTCCAGTGGTACATGACGCAGGTGACGTTTATCGAGAACCACCGCTACTGGACGGCGACGGCGCGCGCGTTGCGAGAACCGCGCAAACAGCAACATCTGGCGCAGTTGCGCAAAATGCTGGAACACGCGCTTCGTCAGGCTGAAATGCCGGTGGATGAACAATCCTGA
- a CDS encoding sirohydrochlorin chelatase has product MRAVILAGRGQAEPRTGATLIRLAAHCRKAGVASIVAAGFLQHQRPSFGEALEQCVARGAREAVIVPYTLSLAKEDWADLERTVQRARQVYPHLALRIAEALGHHHALIEVLIQRVIEADYVAAHHMHHGRLTWPGWQKQRAIGLLIVGKGLPDIPAPLEEAITTCCPTATRYTAVRFYAADQDGETLKSSLQALIAQGCQAIIVAPYALERCRMTAPVIERAIACVSARYPEVTIIQAEPLAYDRRLITAIADRVRAAIDVS; this is encoded by the coding sequence ATGCGCGCTGTTATTCTGGCAGGTCGAGGACAGGCGGAACCCCGAACGGGAGCGACGCTCATTCGTCTGGCGGCGCATTGCCGTAAGGCCGGTGTTGCCTCTATCGTTGCCGCTGGATTTCTCCAGCATCAGCGCCCTTCCTTTGGTGAAGCGCTCGAACAGTGCGTTGCCCGGGGCGCCCGGGAGGCAGTCATTGTGCCGTACACACTGTCACTGGCGAAGGAGGACTGGGCGGATCTGGAACGCACGGTGCAACGCGCGCGCCAGGTTTACCCGCACCTCGCGCTGCGTATCGCTGAGGCGCTTGGGCATCATCATGCGTTGATAGAGGTGCTCATCCAGCGTGTGATCGAAGCCGATTATGTGGCAGCGCATCATATGCATCATGGTCGCCTCACCTGGCCCGGATGGCAGAAGCAGCGCGCAATCGGATTGCTGATCGTCGGGAAAGGGCTGCCAGACATCCCTGCGCCTCTGGAAGAAGCGATAACCACGTGTTGCCCGACTGCGACACGGTACACTGCTGTGCGCTTTTACGCTGCCGATCAGGACGGGGAAACCCTGAAATCATCCCTCCAGGCGCTGATTGCGCAGGGTTGCCAGGCGATCATCGTTGCGCCATACGCTCTGGAGCGATGTAGGATGACAGCGCCTGTCATCGAGCGCGCCATCGCCTGCGTATCTGCCAGATACCCTGAAGTGACCATTATTCAGGCGGAGCCTCTGGCGTATGATCGCCGGTTGATTACAGCAATCGCCGACCGGGTGCGCGCTGCAATCGATGTGTCGTAG
- a CDS encoding tetracycline resistance MFS efflux pump, producing the protein MNLRSPKLFLFLTVLIDLLGIGIVLPLMPYYLKIVEQSSIPWLAANRAIIVGALMASFALMQFLFTPVLGALSDRYGRRPILLISVLGSGLSYVLFGFAEYLSFLGVETVLAILFIGRMLSGITGASISTAQAYIADTTTPEERTKGMGMIGAAFGLGFMLGPALGGLLSTISLEAPAFVAAGLAFANVIFGYFKLPESLPPERRMVTPMRGMNPVSRLSALLRRSSIRPLLIGIFLLNMAFSGLQSNFAVFSDVRFGFGPLDNALIFTLVGLLAVVMQGFLIRRLVLAFGETRLAIAGMTMMAGAFIAVALAPEAWMLFPAVGAIAIGDGMATPALTGLISRRVDAHEQGATLGGTQGLISLTRIAAPILAGTTFDLINVSAPYYLGGALIAVAVAVVGSALLPALRSGVGHDQPQGAVMIGSAKAE; encoded by the coding sequence ATGAACCTGCGTTCGCCAAAACTCTTTTTGTTCCTGACCGTCTTGATCGATCTGCTCGGTATCGGCATTGTGTTGCCGCTGATGCCGTACTATCTCAAGATCGTCGAGCAGTCGAGCATTCCATGGCTGGCAGCCAATCGCGCGATCATCGTCGGCGCATTGATGGCGTCCTTTGCGCTGATGCAGTTTCTCTTCACACCGGTGCTCGGCGCTCTGTCCGACCGGTATGGGCGCCGACCGATCCTGCTCATCAGCGTCCTGGGCAGCGGGCTGTCGTATGTGCTGTTCGGGTTTGCCGAATACCTGTCGTTTCTTGGGGTCGAAACAGTCCTGGCAATCCTGTTTATCGGTCGGATGCTGAGCGGAATTACCGGCGCAAGTATTTCGACTGCGCAGGCATACATTGCCGACACGACCACCCCCGAAGAGCGCACGAAGGGCATGGGCATGATCGGCGCAGCATTCGGTCTGGGTTTCATGCTCGGTCCGGCGCTCGGCGGATTGTTGAGCACAATCAGCCTGGAAGCGCCAGCATTCGTTGCCGCCGGTCTTGCATTCGCAAATGTGATCTTTGGTTACTTCAAGTTGCCGGAGTCGCTGCCGCCTGAGCGACGCATGGTCACGCCGATGCGTGGGATGAATCCGGTGTCGCGCCTGAGCGCGCTGTTGCGGCGATCCAGCATTCGTCCGCTGCTGATCGGCATCTTCCTGCTCAATATGGCATTTTCCGGCTTGCAGAGCAACTTTGCCGTGTTCAGCGATGTGCGCTTCGGTTTCGGTCCGCTCGATAATGCGCTGATCTTCACGCTGGTCGGGTTGCTGGCGGTGGTGATGCAGGGTTTTCTGATCCGCCGTTTGGTGCTTGCCTTTGGTGAGACGCGACTGGCAATCGCTGGCATGACGATGATGGCAGGCGCATTCATTGCGGTCGCCCTGGCGCCGGAGGCATGGATGCTCTTCCCGGCGGTTGGCGCCATCGCTATTGGTGATGGAATGGCAACACCGGCGTTGACCGGTCTGATCTCGCGGCGGGTGGACGCGCACGAGCAGGGAGCGACGCTGGGCGGGACGCAGGGGCTGATCAGCCTGACGCGGATCGCTGCGCCGATCCTGGCAGGTACGACGTTCGATCTGATCAACGTGAGTGCGCCATATTACCTGGGCGGCGCGCTGATCGCCGTGGCCGTCGCAGTTGTCGGTTCGGCGTTGTTGCCAGCATTGCGGAGCGGCGTTGGTCATGATCAGCCGCAGGGTGCGGTGATGATCGGAAGCGCAAAAGCGGAATGA